In Gossypium arboreum isolate Shixiya-1 chromosome 6, ASM2569848v2, whole genome shotgun sequence, the following are encoded in one genomic region:
- the LOC108486116 gene encoding protein ENDOPLASMIC RETICULUM-ARRESTED PEN3, with product MAAQISNPIAPCRRIKLNVGGKFFETTLSTLQSAGPDSLLAALSNRAAYNPIFIDRDPEIFSVLLSLLRSNRLPSAALRRFSIHELAEEALYYGVESRLRSASLPSPLHGIDAAIVDTIRPASDAVPSTFSAGEDGSLWIAHGGQISIYDSYLSYSTAVRTHLDDITSICRVWPEIAAVGSESSSGLHIYDLSSGHYTGSVHWTDQDDPRIYKARVCAIANSPDSVFVSFDCPHRENSVLVIDKSTLQVSSELTRQSGSAAKNTFPGKLTWLPETSLVIGSAVTCGAFGYSGYIRIWDPRNKEVVWETNEPGSGRSSRFGDSFADVGVDIDDSILFKICSKSGDLAMADIRKLGDDPWVYMEDTNPSMREASYGGNEVHLHCYKRQVFVGKDGGLEVWSRLNERGGWSEQRGDSENGRDEMSLKRNYVDKVEMGERGLIKRIEGGGERLFVSRENVEGIEVWESSNHSAIISVSS from the coding sequence ATGGCTGCCCAAATTTCCAATCCAATCGCGCCTTGCCGCCGCATAAAGCTCAACGTCGGGGGCAAGTTTTTTGAAACTACCCTCTCCACCCTCCAGTCCGCCGGTCCTGATTCCCTCCTAGCTGCCCTTTCCAACCGCGCTGCCTATAACCCTATCTTCATCGACCGGGATCCTGAAATCTTTTCCGTCCTTCTCTCCCTCCTCCGCTCTAACCGCCTCCCTTCCGCCGCCCTCCGCCGCTTCTCTATCCACGAACTCGCCGAAGAGGCTCTTTATTACGGCGTGGAGTCCCGTCTCCGCTCTGCCTCTTTGCCCTCGCCGCTTCATGGCATAGACGCCGCCATCGTCGATACCATCCGCCCTGCCTCAGACGCTGTTCCTTCCACTTTCTCCGCCGGAGAAGATGGTTCACTTTGGATCGCTCACGGTGGTCAAATTTCAATATACGATTCCTACTTATCATACTCCACCGCCGTCCGTACGCATCTCGATGATATCACCTCGATTTGCCGGGTATGGCCAGAAATAGCCGCTGTCGGATCCGAATCCTCATCGGGTCTCCATATCTACGACCTCTCCAGCGGTCACTATACCGGTTCAGTTCACTGGACCGACCAGGACGATCCACGGATATACAAAGCCCGAGTCTGCGCCATCGCTAACTCACCCGACTCGGTCTTCGTATCATTCGATTGTCCCCATAGAGAAAACAGCGTCCTCGTTATCGACAAATCAACGCTTCAGGTCTCATCAGAGCTGACTCGCCAATCAGGAAGCGCCGCCAAGAACACATTCCCCGGAAAACTGACGTGGCTACCGGAAACTAGTTTGGTTATCGGAAGTGCTGTCACATGTGGGGCATTTGGTTATTCAGGTTATATTAGGATATGGGACCCGAGAAATAAGGAAGTGGTATGGGAAACGAACGAGCCGGGTTCAGGGCGGAGCAGTAGGTTCGGAGACTCATTCGCCGACGTCGGTGTCGACATTGACGATTCGATACTCTTCAAGATATGTTCAAAATCTGGGGATTTGGCAATGGCAGATATTCGTAAATTAGGGGATGATCCTTGGGTATATATGGAAGATACAAATCCTAGCATGAGAGAAGCTAGCTATGGTGGGAATGAGGTTCATTTGCATTGCTATAAAAGGCAGGTATTCGTGGGGAAAGATGGAGGATTGGAGGTTTGGTCGAGATTGAATGAGAGAGGTGGTTGGAGTGAGCAAAGAGGGGATAGTGAAAATGGAAGAGATGAGATGAGTTTGAAGAGGAATTATGTGGATAAAGTGGAGATGGGAGAGAGAGGGTTGATAAAGAGAATTGAAGGAGGTGGGGAGAGATTGTTTGTTAGCAGAGAAAATGTGGAAGGGATTGAGGTCTGGGAGAGTTCTAATCATTCTGCTATCATTTCTGTTTCCTCTTAA
- the LOC108486118 gene encoding nascent polypeptide-associated complex subunit alpha-like protein 1 encodes MTAQADKEIEEILAAHLDQQKIDSEKPEQPVVEDDDEEDDDDDDDEDDAEGHHEGEGDGTGRSKQSRSEKKSRKAMLKLGMKPISGVSRVTVKKSKNILFVISKPDVFKSPASDTYVIFGEAKIEDLSSQLQTQAAEQFKAPDLSHVISKPESSTAVQDDEEVDDTGVEPKDIELVMTQAGVSRSKAVKALKAADGDIVSAIMELTT; translated from the exons ATGACTGCTCAGGCCGACAAAGAGATCGAAGAGATTCTGGCAGCCCATCTCGACCAACAAAAAATCGAT TCCGAGAAACCAGAGCAACCTGTTGTTGAAGATGACGACGAGGAAGATGACGATGACgatgatgatgaagatgatgCCGAAG GTCATCATGAGGGAGAAGGAGATGGAACTGGTAGGTCAAAGCAAAGCCGAAGTGAAAAGAAGAGTCGCAAAGCTATGTTGAAGCTTGGGATGAAACCGATCTCTGGTGTTAGCCGGGTCACTGTGAAGAAGAGCAAGAAT ATCTTATTTGTCATCTCAAAACCAGACGTGTTCAAGAGCCCAGCATCAGATACTTATGTAATATTTGGAGAGGCTAAGATTGAGGACTTAAGCTCACAACTGCAGACTCAAGCTGCAGAGCAATTCAAGGCTCCTGATCTAAGCCATGTCATATCGAAACCGGAGTCATCAACAGCAGTCCAGGACGATGAAGAAGTGGATGACACAGGGGTGGAGCCCAAGGACATTGAATTAGTTATGACACAAGCAGGAGTGTCCAGGTCAAAGGCTGTCAAGGCACTCAAGGCTGCTGATGGTGACATTGTTAGTGCTATAATGGAGCTTACTACCTAA